A genome region from Triticum aestivum cultivar Chinese Spring chromosome 2B, IWGSC CS RefSeq v2.1, whole genome shotgun sequence includes the following:
- the LOC123042286 gene encoding beta-fructofuranosidase, insoluble isoenzyme 7-like, which yields MAVLSLAACVAFFHLLLLFSSSSSLRVAPEAAESSGSAPHGRTAYHFQPAKNWQNDPNGPMYHNGMYHLFYQYNPHGATWGVGNLSWGHSVSGDLVNWAALDAALEPTSPFDANGCWSGSATILPGGVPAILYTGISADGEQVQNVAFPKNASDPLLREWVKPSYNPVIPLPADVPADFFRDPSTAWLGRDGLWRLAVSAKVGNAVGSTLIYRSKDFRLWERNAAPLQESRAAGMVECPDLFPVAEPGVEEGLDHAPRTGTGVRQVLKLSAMDTFQDYYAVGRYNDTSDTFEPEDDGDDCQSWRRLDYGHVYASKSFFDARKNRRVLWSWANETDSQADDVAKGWSGVQIFPRKVWLDNDGKQLRQWPIEEIKTLRSRKVGLLGMVVNSGGVNEIVGVAGTQADVEVIFQIPALEGAESFEPNWLLDPQRLCGEKGASVPGGVGPFGLLVMASGDLQEHTAVFFRVFRHHDKYRVLMCTDLSRSTTRAGVYKPPYGAFVDMDIEAHGGIISLRTLVDHSVVESFGGGGRTCITARVYPEHAENGNSHLYVFNNGTGAVKVAKLEAYELATATVNVGDDGLIQPSSMRKGEA from the exons ATGGCTGTACTCTCTCTCGCCGCGTGCGTCGCCTTCTTCCATctcctccttctcttctcttcgtcttcctctctCCGCGTAGCCCCCGAAGCGGCGGAGAGCTCGGGATCGGCGCCCCATGGCCGGACCGCCTACCACTTCCAGCCCGCCAAGAACTGGCAGAACG ATCCGAATG GGCCAATGTACCACAACGGCATGTACCACTTGTTCTACCAGTACAACCCGCACGGCGCCACCTGGGGCGTCGGCAACCTCTCCTGGGGCCACTCCGTCTCCGGCGACCTCGTGAACTGGGCCGCCCTCGACGCCGCGCTCGAGCCCACCTCGCCGTTCGACGCCAACGGCTGCTGGTCGGGCTCCGCCACCATCCTCCCCGGCGGCGTCCCGGCCATCCTCTACACCGGCATCAGCGCCGACGGCGAGCAGGTCCAAAACGTGGCCTTCCCCAAGAACGCGTCCGACCCGCTCCTCCGTGAGTGGGTGAAGCCGAGCTACAACCCCGTCATCCCGCTCCCCGCTGACGTCCCCGCGGATTTCTTCCGCGACCCTTCCACGGCGTGGCTCGGCCGCGACGGTCTGTGGCGCCTCGCCGTATCGGCCAAGGTCGGTAACGCCGTGGGGTCTACGCTCATCTACCGAAGCAAGGACTTCCGGCTGTGGGAGCGGAATGCCGCCCCGCTGCAAGAGTCACGCGCCGCCGGCATGGTGGAGTGCCCGGACCTGTTCCCGGTGGCGGAGCCCGGCGTGGAGGAGGGGCTCGACCACGCGCCGAGGACCGGCACCGGGGTGAGGCAAGTGCTGAAGCTGAGCGCGATGGACACGTTTCAGGACTACTACGCGGTCGGGCGTTACAACGACACGTCGGACACCTTTGAaccggaggacgacggcgacgactgCCAGAGCTGGCGCCGCCTCGACTACGGCCACGTGTACGCGTCCAAGTCCTTCTTCGACGCGCGCAAGAACCGGCGCGTGCTCTGGTCATGGGCCAACGAGACCGACAGCCAGGCCGACGACGTCGCCAAGGGCTGGTCCGGCGTCCAG ATCTTCCCACGGAAGGTATGGCTGGACAACGACGGGAAGCAGCTAAGGCAATGGCCAATCGAGGAGATCAAGACGCTGAGGAGCAGAAAGGTCGGGTTGCTGGGAATGGTGGTGAACTCCGGCGGCGTGAACGAGATCGTCGGCGTCGCGGGCACACAGGCGGACGTGGAGGTGATCTTCCAGATCCCGGCCCTGGAGGGAGCCGAGAGCTTCGAGCCCAACTGGCTGCTGGATCCGCAGAGGCTGTGCGGGGAGAAGGGCGCGTCCGTGCCCGGCGGGGTCGGCCCGTTCGGGCTGCTCGTCATGGCCTCCGGCGACCTGCAGGAGCACACCGCCGTCTTCTTCAGGGTGTTCAGGCACCATGACAAGTACAGAGTCCTCATGTGCACCGACCTGAGCAGGTCAACTACAAGAGCCGGGGTGTACAAGCCACCGTACGGGGCTTTCGTGGACATGGACATCGAAGCGCACGGCGGGATCATCTCGCTCAGAACACTG GTTGACCACTCGGTGGTGGAGAGCTTCGGCGGCGGAGGCCGGACGTGCATCACGGCGAGGGTGTACCCGGAGCACGCCGAGAACGGCAACAGCCACCTGTACGTGTTCAACAACGGGACAGGTGCGGTGAAGGTGGCCAAGCTCGAGGCGTACGAGCTGGCGACGGCGACCGTGAACGTTGGGGACGACGGGTTGATTCAGCCGAGTTCCATGCGCAAAGGTGAAGCGTAG